In the Rhododendron vialii isolate Sample 1 chromosome 2a, ASM3025357v1 genome, aattccattccattccatGTGTATACATTACATACCCTGCTCTCTTCAGCCCTCTTACGCTAATACTCCTTCTCTTGGAATGTAAGTGCACGATATGGGCCTCTCAGTTTAACCCACTTTGGAAGCTGACACATGTCCCTATAAATCGAGGGAGGCCCATCCACCTTCTGATTTTCCCCCCCCAGTGTTTTATGTGGGGACTCTATGTACTCATCTTTCAACGACGACAGGATGATCACACGGTTTGGATGAAGTCTCTTCCGTTTCCCCACATGGGACAACGAACCCATACATTTTGATGCTTCCTTTCCTTGCGCAAAACCCCCAAAGCAACAAGTGGATTCCACTACAAGGCATTGCAGGAACCGTACAGTGCATAGCAGTCAGCAAACAGAAAAAACCTAGGATAAATTAAATTGAACTAATATGCgtgcttgtgtgtgtgtgagagagagagagatgaggaatCAAGATCGCGGCCACGAGGGCAGATGAAGATATAGAGAGGTCTCAGACAGGTCTGTGGGTACCACAAAGAATTAACAACTATACTGTATGTAACAAAGTCGTACTTATAACACACAAACAAGAAGATCTGTAACAACAATTCTGTACCATGGTTATAGTTCTGTATATATAAAGCCCTAAAATCCACTGGCATAGCaattagaaaaagagagagggcaGTACCCCTGTATTCTAATGCTTTCTTTCCTTCAACGAAACCCGCAAAGGCGAATTTTGAACGCATATCAAACTCTTCATTTCCATAATGTGCAGAAACGCCAAAGCCACGCATCAAATCCATATCTACAATTAAGAGAACTCACTAGTGTTATTTTTGCTCAAATGAAATTATAATTGAACCCCGAGGCCAGGGCAGAACGCCATATAgcacaaaaagcaaaaaaacctTGAATAGAAGATTATATTGAATGCGAGGGTAGATGAAGGTACAGAGAGATATGAGACAGGTCTGTGTATCACAAAGCATTAACTATATATGTAACAAACTTGTACGTATCAAACACACCACAATATGTAACATCGTTACATAACTGTAGATATATTACTGATCTGTTACTGTAGATATAAAGCCCTAAAAATCCACTGGCATAGCAATtatgaaaaagagagagggcaGTACCCCTGTATTGTAATGCTTCCTTTCCTTCCATGAAACCCCCATAGGGAAACTTCGAACGCATATTTCCATAATGTGCAGAATCACCAAAGCCACGCATCGAATCCATAACTACAATTAAGCGAACTAACTGGtgttatttttttctcaaaagagATTATAATTGAACCCCAGAGGCCAGGGCAGAAAGCCATGTTAGCACAGAAAACAGAAATCCTAGAACAGATTGAATTGGACTAAATGAGTGCGTGTGCTGTCTgctgtgtgtgggtgtgtgtgtgtatcacAAAGCATTAACAACTATATATGTAACAAACTCGTGCGCATCAAACACACCACAACATGTAACACCGTTACATAACTGTAGATATATTACATATCTGTTACTGTAGATATAAAGCCCTAAAAATCCACCGGCACAGTAATtatgaaaaagagagagagggcagtACCTGTAGTGTAATGCTTCCTTTCCTTCCATGAAACCTCCATAGGCAAACTTCGAACGCATATTTCCATAATGTGCAGAATCGCCAAAGCCACGCATCGAATCCATATCTACAATTAAGTGAACTAACTGGTGTTACTTTTTTCTCACAAGATATTATAATTGAACCCCAGAGGCCAGGGCAGAACGCAATAGTAGCACAGAAAACCAAGAATAGATTAAATTGAACTAAATGagtgcgtgtgcgtgtgtgtgtgtgtgtgagagagagagagagagaacgcgAGGGTAGATGAAGATAAAGAGAGATATCAGACAGGTCTGCGTGTATCACAAAGCATTAACGAACTATACGTAACAAACTTGTACGTATCAAACACAGCACAACAAGATCTGTGACAACAACTACGTAACATCTTACAGATCTGTAGACACATAAAGATATGTAGATATAAAgcccgaaaaaaaaaacccaccgtACACGGCAATTAGAAAAAGAGAGTGCCATACCTtggttgctgctgctgttgagGCGGCGGTGGCCGATGACTCGGTTGCTGGGCGTCTTTGCTCGTTGGTCGTTGTCGGTGGCGGCCTGAGGCCTCGactccgagagagagagatagagagagagattgaatcGTCTGGGAATGAGAATGAGGGCGAGGAGGGAAGAATAAGTATTTTATCTATATATCTGTATATAATATAACTGGAAAGTTTTTAAATTCCCTAAATTTTCTCCTACATTTTGTATCTTAAGAtcggtatatatatatttttttttacggcTGAGATCTATGGATAGAAGGACTAACGATATATTTGGAAAGAATCTATACATGGAAAAAGGATGAAAGGAAACTTAAAATTATTGTTTCTCTAATCTTATTCTGATTCcttatttttcaagaagaaaaatcaaaggtAAATAGAAAGGAAACAATTTATGGCTCATAATATACAACGTTTGCAACAATACCATATAtaagtagtttgaatttttttgattgcCCATAGGCCATAGTTAAggtaaacataattttttttttttttaaaaagaagaaaggaaacagTACCACTTtgaccgttagtaaattaaggATGtctactttgaagtttgaaatattGGAAAGAAACACAATCAatcaaaaataatacatttatCATCCAAAAGTGAAAATGTAAGGTACAAAGCTCCAATCTATTCCTTTCAAATTATTGATAAGtgttcaaaaacttttttacagGTTGAATAttccaaaaaagtaatttttttttatcaatattgtatacatcagctaACAATGGTTAGCGGGCAGTTAGTAAATTAATCCACAGAGGGTCCAGAGGTTGTCCGTAGCCCTGAACCCCAATCAACCAACCCTCATGGGGCTTGAACCCAGACCTACACTAGAAGGTGGTGGATAATGCCAACTGAGCTGAAAAATAGTTCAAACTTTCAAATAATTTCTAATTATGGGAGTAAATGCATTTTCCAAAATAAGCATAACACATCTCTTTGATTTTTATGGGATGAATGATATATTTTTCATAAGGAACCTTGAAGACTGCATTCTCCATTTTACTACAAAAGATGAACCCGAGAAAGCATGACAAGTCCCTCCTATATTCTCTCTTTGATCCAATGCAAAAATAATAGAATTTACATTACAACACTTCATCAAAAGGTATGTATATTCatctcaaagaaagaaaaaaaaaaggtatgtaTATAGCCCTAACTTCTTCTTCCGATTTTAATTTGTGAATTGAAATACTATGTGTGGCAGCCAAATTGGATTTGGTGAGCGATCGAGGGATCTTTCTTGCATTCAAACAAATGGAAGCTAGCATGGATTAAAGCGGTGTAACTATTCATCAAAAACTTTTCTACAGGTTGAATAttccaaaaaagtaatttttttttttttatcaatattgtatacatcagctaACAATGGTTAGCGGGCAGTTAGTAAATTAATCCGCAGAGGGTCCAGAGGTTGTCCGTAGCCCTGAACCCCAATCAACCAACCCTCATGGGGCTTGAACCCAGACCTACACTAGAAGGTGGTGGATAATGCCAACTGAGCTGAAAAATAGTTCAAACtttcaaataattttctaattatGGGAAGTAAATGCATTTTCCAAAATAAGCATAACACATCTCTTTGATTTTATGGGATGAATGATATATTTTTCATAAGGAACCTTGAAGACTGCATTCTCCATTTTACTACAAAAGATGAACCCGAGAAAGCATGACAAGTCCCTCCTATATTCTCTCTTTGATCCAATGCAAAAATAATAGAATTTACATTACAACACTTCATCAAAAGGTATGTATATTCatctcaaagaaagaaaaaaaaaaggtatgtaTATAGCCCTAACTTCTTCCAATTTTAATTTGTGAATTGAAATACTATGTGTGGCAGCCAAATTGGATTTGGTGAGCGATCGAGGGATCTTTCTTGCATTCAAACAAATGGAAGCTAGCATGGATTAAAGCGGTGTAACTATTCATCAAAAACTTTTCTACAGGTTGAATAttccaaaaaagtaattttttttttttatcaatattgtATACTTCAGCTAACAATGGTTAGCGGGCAGTTAGTAAATTAATCCGCAGAGGGTCCAGAGGTTGTCCGTAGCCCTGAACCCCAATCAACCAACCCTCATGGGGCTTGAACCCAGACCTACACTAGAAGGTGGTGGATAATGCCAACTGAGCTGAAAAATAGTTCAAACtttcaaataattttctaattatGGGAAGTAAATGCATTTTCCAAAATAAGCATAACACATCTCTTTGATTTTATGGGATGAATGATATATTTTTCATAAGGAACCTTGAAGACTGCATTCTCCATTTTACTACAAAAGATGAACCCGAGAAAGCATGACAAGTCCCTCCTATATTCTCTCTTTGATCCAATGCAAAAATAATAGAATTTACATTACAACACTTCATCAAAAGGTATGTATATTCatctcaaagaaagaaaaaaaaaaggtatgtaTATAGCCCTAACTTCTTCCAATTTTAATTTGTGAATTGAAATACTATGTGTGGCAGCCAAATTGGATTTGGTGAGCGATCGAGGGATCTTTCTTGCATTCAAACAAATGGAAGCTAGCATGGATTAAAGCGGTGTAACTATTCATCAAAAACTTTTCTACAGGTTGAATAttccaaaaaagtaatttttttttatcaatattgtatacatcagctaACAATGGTTAGCGGGCAGTTAGTAAATTAATCCACAGAGGGTCCAGAGGTTGTCCGTAGCCCTGAACCCCAATCAACCAACCCTCATGGGGCTTGAACCCAGACCTACACTAGAAGGTGGTGGATAATGCCAACTGAGCTGAAAAATAGTTCAAACtttcaaataattttctaattatGGGAGTAAATGCATTTTCCAAAATAAGCATAACACATCTCTTTGATTTTATGGGATGAATGATATATTTTTCATAAGGAACCTTGAAGACTGCATTCTCCATTTTACTACAAAAGATGAACCCGAGAAAGCATGACAAGTCCCTCCTATATTCTCTCTTTGATCCAATGCAAAAATAATAGAATTTACATTACAACACTTCATCAAAAGGTATGTATATTCatctcaaagaaagaaaaaaaaaaagtatgtatATAGCCCTAACTTCTTCCGATTTTAATTTGTGAATTGAAATACTATGTGTGGCAGCCAAATTAGATTTGGTGAGCGATCGAGGGATCTTTCTTGCATTCAAACAAATGGAAGCTAGCATGGATTAAAGCGGTGTAACTATTCATCAATTTTATTCTCCTTCTCAGACATGGATATGTGTTAATTCTGAGCTCGGTGTTGAATTGACCAGAACACTGTAAGTTGCTTACTTGAAGGTTTGCAATTGTAACGACCCAGATTTttgaccatattttttttttcctaaatataatattattagaattattttccttaatgcaattctttttttttaaatacaattatgcatgcaatatatacatgttttctttttaaaattttcctacacacaaattacatgcatgcacaaatacaaactccttccgtctctccgtctcctactcagtctctactttctccctaaccctaaaaccaagccaaattcgtctattccaaatcccatgaactcaaccccattaaattcactttTATCTTCTTCCATCAAATTTCACCTATAAAAACCCCTCCctattgacccacgaaatttacaccacaatattccccacgcgcccaccagtccaaaagagagagaaaaccaagtttcaatccatggagttttaaagagagaaagaaagagagagaaaagtgagttttgtaccaagacccgaccgaaatccaattcgatCGTTCCAAACTCTTTCCACAACTCCTAGCATCATCAAGCATCATCCAATTTGgttccaaagtctcccgatcaaagaacTCGAAgtcttcttcctcaaaattcaagatttgtttttaaatcaattcgatccgttaaaggtactataatcctatccaacatCTTttccaagtatattaagtgtttatatgcttaaccatatgtcccgaacgaaaaaaaaatagttcaatgCACGTTTTCTGCCATATTCAtcaaattgatattatttttgagcctgACACtctatttgtaattatttacaaatAAGATGACCCTtatgatattatttttaaaatctttatgatattaatattataaaaaactactgacttgatattattttcttacaatataataacatcttagtataaaacgtattaattatatcagtttaatttatttgataaattgagttggttttaaatgtttcgaaacatcTTTGCtaccttccaaacctcatttttgatgcccggactattttttctagacttttcgtACCtaaaagatcataacttgttaagatcatattttttttatttaattatctatttattaaattatttattagttatctatcaagtttactaacgaaaaatctttgcgaccttccgaacaacgttttaacatccaaactattttttttagactccttgcatctcaaaaaTGATATCTtgattaatttaatatttttttatttaatttattatttattattatttttatagtgttttcaatcaaaattaccttacgaccttataaaccttattattaatgcccgagtaattttatttagactccttactttccgaagatgaaactttattaatctcaacatattttaattagtaaattatttattatctatttacttcactttcggccactttatttaatgtcttcatttaaaataatcccgcgaccctccgaacccaacttttgatactcaactggtTGAAATAGAACCTCTTCGACTCTTAATCAGGTcacattaattattttaatatttttacctaattaatgcattaaatcagtttttaattaatctaattacttagaaacaATTAATGAgagtctagaaaaatattttttttaaattcttttaaaaagctcttacttattatcatcttggccatacgagattaagggcaatGGCCTATTCATAAAAGGTTGTGTGATTGTTtgcttgtagtttgttttaattattattcgttttaattgtatattgcactatTACTTGATTGGAATGCTAGATGGGACCCTACAGACATGGgatggtatgcgaatagaattcacctagacgatgctaaataatggatgaattgaaaagttttatt is a window encoding:
- the LOC131316908 gene encoding uncharacterized protein LOC131316908 isoform X1 → MDSMRGFGDSAHYGNMRSKFPYGGFMEGKEALQYRDMDLMRGFGVSAHYGNEEFDMRSKFAFAGFVEGKKALEYRVESTCCFGGFAQGKEASKCMGSLSHVGKRKRLHPNRVIILSSLKDEYIESPHKTLGGENQKVDGPPSIYRDMCQLPKWVKLRGPYRALTFQEKEY
- the LOC131316908 gene encoding uncharacterized protein LOC131316908 isoform X2; the protein is MDSMRGFGDSAHYGNMRSKFPYGGFMEGKEALQYRDMDLMRGFGVSAHYGNEEFDMRSKFAFAGFVEGKKALEYRVESTCCFGGFAQGKEASKCMGSLSHVGKRKRLHPNRVIILSSLKEKVDGPPSIYRDMCQLPKWVKLRGPYRALTFQEKEY